Proteins from a single region of Stappia sp. ES.058:
- a CDS encoding NHLP bacteriocin system secretion protein has protein sequence MGRTFFRQEALDAATRVDETQRTMRVSTAVTRLSAAAIATALAGVVTWSAFVDVPIHVTGHGVLARSGETLISPVRAASAGYVAELLVERGQTVAPGDVLLRLSQPERTAALEKAKRVLDVLARNVERTETLRQTDADAESRSHARQLIALGERIQALSSKKNWLEERHETLEKLHADGIVSLEAVSNARIAADVAEDDLAAARAEQVALDVRREEAASQRERAALSAKLEIERLQAEVAASRAALVAGSTVTADAPGRVIGINTRPGALASPGEPLLEILVDGAADGDRDPLEAVVFVPMSQGKRLKPDDRALLTPADLPLDRHDRLIARVVSISEVPASSQSLQFALGDDTLAEKISAGGPTFEVRLVMERAAGDDTGYAWTGAPPPGVTLTPGTPLSANVTVERRPLLALAIPALKRFLHLEADDWTGRP, from the coding sequence ATGGGCAGAACGTTTTTCAGGCAGGAGGCGCTCGACGCGGCAACGCGGGTCGACGAGACCCAGCGCACCATGCGGGTCTCCACCGCGGTGACGCGGCTGAGCGCGGCGGCAATCGCCACAGCACTTGCCGGCGTGGTCACCTGGAGCGCCTTCGTCGACGTGCCGATCCATGTCACCGGCCACGGGGTTCTGGCGCGTTCCGGCGAGACGCTGATCTCTCCGGTGCGCGCGGCCTCTGCCGGCTATGTCGCCGAACTGCTGGTGGAAAGGGGGCAGACGGTCGCCCCCGGCGATGTGCTGTTGCGCCTGTCGCAGCCCGAGCGTACGGCCGCGCTGGAAAAGGCCAAGCGTGTGCTCGACGTTCTCGCCCGAAATGTCGAGCGCACGGAAACGCTGCGCCAGACGGATGCCGATGCGGAAAGCCGCAGCCATGCGCGGCAGTTGATCGCGCTGGGCGAGCGGATCCAGGCGCTGTCGTCCAAGAAGAACTGGCTGGAGGAGCGTCACGAGACGCTGGAGAAACTTCACGCCGACGGGATTGTCTCTCTGGAGGCCGTCTCCAACGCACGCATCGCCGCGGACGTCGCCGAAGACGATCTCGCCGCCGCGCGGGCCGAACAGGTTGCGCTTGATGTCCGCCGCGAGGAAGCGGCCTCCCAGCGCGAACGCGCGGCTCTTTCGGCGAAGCTGGAGATCGAACGGCTGCAGGCGGAGGTGGCGGCAAGCCGCGCCGCGCTCGTCGCCGGATCGACCGTCACCGCCGATGCGCCCGGCCGCGTCATCGGCATCAACACCCGTCCCGGCGCGCTGGCCTCGCCCGGCGAACCGCTTCTGGAAATCCTGGTCGACGGGGCGGCCGACGGCGACCGCGATCCGCTGGAGGCGGTCGTCTTCGTGCCGATGTCGCAGGGCAAGCGGTTGAAGCCGGACGACCGGGCGCTGCTGACGCCGGCGGACCTGCCGCTCGACCGGCACGACCGGCTGATTGCGCGAGTGGTGTCGATCTCGGAAGTGCCGGCCTCCTCGCAAAGCCTTCAGTTCGCGCTCGGCGACGACACGCTGGCAGAAAAGATCTCCGCCGGCGGGCCGACCTTCGAGGTGCGGCTCGTGATGGAACGGGCCGCGGGCGACGACACGGGCTACGCCTGGACCGGCGCACCGCCGCCCGGCGTCACGCTGACGCCCGGAACGCCGCTCAGCGCCAATGTGACGGTCGAGCGCCGGCCGCTGCTGGCGCTGGCGATCCCCGCGCTGAAGCGGTTCCTGCATCTTGAGGCTGACGACTGGACGGGGCGCCCATGA
- a CDS encoding dihydrodipicolinate synthase family protein, with protein sequence MNYSKPDAKAYARANMKGIWAAALNPFRPDFSLNEEGLRANIRHWVDDLGIAGLFIAGKQGEFFSMSLAERKRNFEIAVEETGDRAGTIMSCSDQNFDTVIELAKHAEAVGADYIVVHAPMLHFVTDPDDTVYEYYKAICEKVNIGIAMWSHPDSGYLMSPELCARVAELPNIVAIKYSVPRPMYTQLSQMVGDKILVSTASEDEWLDNILELGWQLYLCSSPPYLLQSANDRRMHDYTQAAFAGDEARARDISKSLGPVRKALKTTRPGGKPQAHQKYWQELLGQVGGPVRPPLLQLTDAERDATKAAFEACGLRL encoded by the coding sequence ATGAACTACAGCAAACCGGACGCCAAGGCTTACGCCCGCGCCAACATGAAGGGCATTTGGGCGGCCGCCCTCAATCCGTTCCGGCCCGACTTCAGCCTCAACGAGGAGGGCCTGCGCGCCAACATCCGCCATTGGGTCGACGATCTCGGGATCGCAGGGCTTTTCATCGCGGGCAAGCAGGGCGAGTTCTTTTCCATGTCGCTCGCCGAGCGCAAGCGCAACTTCGAGATCGCGGTGGAAGAGACCGGGGATCGCGCCGGCACCATCATGTCGTGTTCCGACCAGAACTTCGACACGGTGATCGAGCTTGCGAAACACGCCGAGGCGGTCGGCGCCGATTATATCGTCGTGCATGCGCCGATGCTGCATTTCGTCACCGATCCCGACGACACGGTCTACGAATACTACAAGGCAATCTGCGAGAAGGTGAACATCGGCATCGCCATGTGGAGCCACCCGGATTCCGGCTACCTGATGAGCCCGGAACTTTGCGCGCGCGTGGCGGAGCTGCCCAATATCGTCGCGATCAAATATTCCGTGCCCCGGCCGATGTACACGCAGCTGAGCCAGATGGTCGGTGACAAGATCCTCGTCTCGACCGCTTCGGAAGACGAGTGGCTCGACAACATCCTGGAGCTTGGCTGGCAGCTCTACCTGTGTTCCTCGCCGCCCTACCTGCTGCAGAGCGCGAACGACCGGCGCATGCACGACTATACGCAGGCCGCTTTCGCCGGAGACGAAGCGCGGGCGCGCGACATCAGCAAGAGCCTCGGTCCCGTGCGCAAGGCGCTGAAGACGACGCGTCCGGGTGGCAAGCCGCAGGCGCACCAGAAGTACTGGCAGGAGCTTCTCGGCCAGGTCGGTGGGCCGGTGCGCCCGCCGCTGCTGCAACTGACCGACGCGGAAAGGGACGCGACCAAGGCCGCGTTCGAGGCCTGCGGGCTTCGTCTTTAA
- a CDS encoding xanthine dehydrogenase family protein molybdopterin-binding subunit encodes MTVISARGAERAGSSEPQIGRPLRRREDVRLITGAGCYVADVPLQDPLHVAFVRSPVPGGRIAGCETEAARDMPGVAQVVSAADLGELGTLGINPVLEPFGSASFPVLAGAHVCAVGQPVAAVLADTPGQALDACDAVPVDVEDDDGAAEPAGFRGTWSSGDCDAVMAGAAHRVSVTVDHPRLAPASLEPRGIAVAYHGESDSVTVFLSTQTPHRARRELSRILSVAPERIHVAAPDVGGAFGMKASLYPEEVLCVWAALRFKRATRWIASRGEDFLAASHGRGAKSEGTLGVDADGRFEALRASVTSPLGHWLPSSAAIPAWNAGRILPGGYLVGAVDIRSSAETSNTAAVGIYRGAGRPEANCLMERLVDAAASATGIDPLEIRKRNMIPPERFPYTGPTGVVLDSGRYAELLDQLADETGYQSRRAAVAKRRAGGEVVGLGVAFYIEPCGTGWESARVTRNPDGTVLVAFGGSTQGHGRETALAQIAADALGLGPEAIDVVCGSTQDCPTGIGALASRSTAIGGSAVLKACEALLARVDSGADTSVPVSEEVVYEAAAEAWGYGAYLVQIAIDAETGDPTLEYVACVDDAGTVINPMLVEGQIRGGFAQGIGEALMERLVYDGDGQLVTGSLMDYALPRAGDIPALAISKIETRAPNNPLGAKGVGEAGTIGAPAAILNAAIDALRPHGVTDLPMPLTSETLWRALHRT; translated from the coding sequence GTGACAGTTATTTCGGCCCGTGGCGCGGAGCGCGCGGGATCAAGTGAGCCGCAGATCGGCCGTCCCTTGCGCCGGCGCGAGGACGTCCGCCTCATCACCGGGGCGGGGTGCTATGTCGCGGACGTGCCTTTGCAGGATCCCTTGCATGTCGCCTTCGTCCGCAGTCCCGTGCCGGGCGGGCGGATCGCCGGATGCGAGACCGAGGCTGCCCGCGACATGCCCGGCGTGGCACAGGTCGTGAGCGCTGCGGACCTCGGTGAGTTGGGAACCCTCGGCATCAATCCGGTTCTGGAGCCCTTCGGGTCGGCGTCCTTTCCCGTGCTTGCGGGCGCGCATGTCTGTGCCGTCGGCCAGCCGGTCGCCGCCGTTCTGGCCGATACGCCCGGCCAGGCGCTCGACGCCTGCGACGCGGTTCCGGTCGACGTCGAGGACGACGATGGAGCGGCGGAGCCTGCCGGCTTTCGCGGGACCTGGTCGTCGGGCGATTGCGATGCGGTGATGGCCGGCGCAGCACATCGGGTGTCGGTGACGGTCGACCATCCCCGGCTGGCGCCCGCCTCGCTCGAGCCGCGCGGCATCGCCGTCGCCTATCACGGCGAGAGCGACAGCGTGACGGTCTTTTTGTCGACGCAGACGCCGCACCGCGCGCGGCGCGAGCTGTCGCGCATTCTGTCGGTCGCGCCCGAGCGTATCCATGTCGCGGCGCCGGATGTCGGCGGAGCCTTCGGAATGAAGGCCTCGCTCTACCCGGAAGAGGTGCTGTGCGTGTGGGCGGCGCTGCGGTTCAAGCGCGCGACCCGCTGGATTGCGTCGCGCGGCGAGGACTTTCTTGCCGCAAGCCATGGCCGTGGCGCGAAGAGCGAAGGCACGCTCGGTGTCGATGCCGATGGCCGGTTCGAGGCGTTGAGAGCCTCCGTCACTTCGCCGCTCGGGCATTGGCTGCCAAGCAGCGCCGCGATCCCTGCCTGGAACGCGGGGCGCATCCTGCCCGGTGGCTATCTGGTCGGGGCGGTCGATATCCGCTCAAGCGCCGAGACGTCCAACACGGCTGCCGTCGGGATTTATCGTGGCGCCGGGCGCCCGGAAGCCAACTGCCTGATGGAGCGCCTGGTCGATGCGGCGGCGAGCGCGACCGGGATCGATCCGCTCGAAATCCGCAAGCGCAACATGATCCCGCCCGAACGGTTTCCCTACACCGGGCCGACCGGCGTGGTGCTCGATTCCGGTCGCTATGCCGAATTGCTGGACCAACTGGCCGACGAGACCGGCTACCAGTCGCGGCGCGCGGCGGTCGCGAAACGTCGCGCAGGCGGCGAGGTCGTCGGCCTGGGGGTCGCCTTCTACATCGAGCCCTGCGGCACCGGGTGGGAAAGCGCGCGCGTCACGCGCAATCCGGACGGCACGGTGCTGGTCGCCTTCGGCGGCAGCACGCAAGGGCACGGACGCGAAACGGCGCTGGCCCAGATCGCGGCGGACGCGCTGGGTCTTGGTCCGGAGGCGATCGACGTCGTGTGCGGGTCGACGCAGGACTGTCCGACCGGTATCGGCGCGCTTGCCAGCCGCAGCACCGCGATTGGGGGCAGCGCCGTTTTGAAAGCCTGCGAGGCGCTTCTTGCCCGCGTCGACAGTGGGGCGGACACCAGCGTGCCCGTCAGTGAAGAGGTGGTCTATGAGGCCGCAGCCGAAGCCTGGGGCTATGGCGCCTATCTGGTGCAGATCGCCATCGATGCGGAGACCGGCGATCCGACGCTTGAATATGTCGCCTGTGTCGATGACGCCGGCACGGTGATCAATCCGATGCTGGTTGAGGGCCAGATCCGCGGCGGCTTCGCGCAAGGGATCGGCGAGGCGTTGATGGAGCGGCTGGTCTATGACGGCGACGGCCAACTCGTGACCGGATCGCTGATGGACTACGCGCTGCCGCGCGCCGGCGACATTCCGGCGCTTGCGATTTCCAAGATAGAAACGCGGGCCCCCAACAATCCGCTGGGCGCAAAGGGGGTTGGCGAGGCCGGCACCATCGGCGCACCGGCCGCCATTCTCAATGCCGCCATCGACGCCCTGCGTCCCCATGGCGTCACCGATCTTCCGATGCCGCTCACCAGCGAAACGCTGTGGCGCGCACTGCACCGAACGTGA
- a CDS encoding aspartate dehydrogenase codes for MKHVAIIGYGAIARYVMTAIAERDGLSLCGIIARAGRLEGAQACAPDTVAIAGHVAKLPQRPDVVLDCAGHAGLREHGPGILTAGIDLYSVSAGALADAELYDTLSDAARRGRTALRIVSGAIGGLDILGAASRGGLSSVVYRGRKAPESWRGTPAEDTIDLDAQSEARVHFRGTAREAARLYPKNANVTASIALAGIGFDATEVELISDPACRENRHELAVEGAFGSFAIQVSGRAMPDNPKSSALTAMSMVDTLARLEDAIRIA; via the coding sequence ATGAAACATGTCGCCATCATCGGATATGGCGCTATCGCCCGGTATGTCATGACGGCGATCGCCGAGCGGGACGGTCTCTCGCTTTGCGGGATCATCGCGCGCGCGGGCCGACTTGAAGGGGCCCAAGCCTGCGCGCCGGATACGGTTGCGATTGCCGGGCATGTGGCCAAGCTGCCACAGCGTCCGGACGTCGTGCTCGACTGCGCCGGACACGCAGGCCTGCGCGAGCACGGCCCCGGCATCCTGACGGCCGGCATCGACCTCTACAGCGTATCCGCCGGAGCGCTTGCCGATGCGGAGCTTTACGATACCCTGAGCGATGCCGCCCGGCGCGGAAGGACGGCGCTCCGGATCGTATCCGGGGCCATCGGCGGTCTCGATATCCTCGGGGCGGCCAGCCGGGGCGGGCTGAGCAGTGTGGTCTATCGCGGCCGCAAGGCACCGGAGAGCTGGCGCGGCACGCCGGCGGAAGACACAATCGACCTCGACGCCCAGAGCGAAGCGCGGGTGCATTTTCGCGGCACCGCGCGCGAGGCCGCGCGTCTCTATCCCAAGAACGCCAATGTGACGGCGAGCATCGCGCTTGCCGGGATCGGCTTCGACGCAACCGAGGTCGAGCTGATCTCGGATCCCGCCTGCCGCGAAAACCGGCACGAGCTTGCCGTCGAGGGCGCCTTCGGCTCCTTCGCCATTCAGGTTTCCGGCCGCGCCATGCCGGACAATCCGAAGTCCTCCGCGTTGACGGCGATGAGCATGGTCGACACGCTCGCGCGCCTTGAAGACGCCATTCGCATTGCATGA
- a CDS encoding LysR substrate-binding domain-containing protein, protein MSEPNQKHVRIVERILTRLKLKQLRLLVAVESHNSILHAARELNLSQPAATKLIKDLEADFGVLLFERTNRGVVPTIYGEALARHGKLIFAQISHAAQELDDLAEGSSGRIVIGTLLAASALLLPKTIARVLAQKPGLSIKIQEGTNEVLMPALRSGEVDLVVGRLPTHRHRDELLQERLYEERVIAVTGMTHPLRGRKRVTFQDMMEYGWILPPPETTLRRQIDLVFLDHGLSSPINAVESVSFLANRSLLANSTMIGVLPSHVVEQDIAAGILARVPWDVPIPIGPVGVSYRKTKGLTPAAAFFLDELRAVAETV, encoded by the coding sequence ATGAGCGAACCGAACCAGAAGCACGTCCGCATCGTCGAGCGGATCCTGACCCGGCTCAAGCTCAAGCAGCTGCGCCTGCTGGTGGCTGTGGAAAGCCACAACAGCATCCTGCATGCCGCACGCGAGTTGAACCTGTCCCAGCCGGCCGCCACAAAACTGATCAAGGACCTGGAAGCCGATTTTGGCGTGCTCCTGTTTGAGCGCACCAACCGGGGCGTGGTGCCGACGATCTACGGCGAGGCGCTGGCACGCCACGGCAAGCTGATCTTCGCGCAGATCTCGCACGCCGCACAGGAACTCGACGACCTTGCGGAAGGCTCCAGCGGGCGCATCGTCATCGGCACCTTGCTGGCCGCCTCCGCGCTTCTGCTGCCCAAGACCATCGCCCGGGTGCTGGCGCAAAAGCCGGGCCTGTCGATCAAGATCCAGGAAGGCACCAACGAGGTGCTTATGCCGGCACTGCGCTCCGGCGAGGTCGACCTCGTCGTCGGGCGCCTGCCGACCCACCGCCACCGCGACGAACTGCTGCAGGAGCGTCTCTACGAGGAAAGGGTGATCGCCGTCACCGGCATGACCCACCCGCTCCGGGGGCGCAAGCGGGTCACCTTCCAGGACATGATGGAGTACGGCTGGATCCTGCCGCCGCCGGAGACAACGCTCAGGCGCCAGATCGACCTGGTGTTTCTCGACCACGGCCTGAGCTCGCCGATCAACGCGGTGGAATCGGTGTCCTTCCTCGCCAACCGCAGTCTGCTCGCCAACTCCACGATGATCGGCGTCCTGCCCAGCCATGTGGTCGAGCAGGACATCGCCGCCGGCATTCTGGCGCGCGTGCCCTGGGACGTGCCGATCCCGATCGGCCCCGTCGGCGTTTCCTACCGCAAGACCAAGGGGCTGACACCGGCAGCCGCCTTCTTCCTCGACGAACTGCGGGCCGTCGCGGAGACGGTTTGA